ATCTGGCTGTACTTATTGGCTATACTGTTCAGCTATACTGTATAGCTGGACCGTCTGACTGAGTTTTATAGTCCGTCGGTACAACGAGATTGATATGCTGGCCTTCACGACGTACTCTGAAGCAGGCGGCGTCGGAAAATCGACACTGGCGGCGAACCTCGCCGTCGCCGACGCCCGAGACGGACGAGACGTTCTGGTCATCGACCTCGACCCGCAGGAAGCGTCGCTTTCGTACCTGCTGGACGTCGACGACGACCGGGACGACAGTTCCGCCGACTCGCTGGTCCGACATCTAGTCGAACGTCCGCGCGGAGCGTTCGACGACCTGATCGAAACGAGCGAAGGCGTCGACGTCATCCCGGCGCACAACAGTCTCTCGATGCTCGGGAAGCACCTCCAGCGCCGCGAGGAGGAGGCCAACGATTTCGGCGAGAACTGGAACCGGAACGTCCAACTACTGCGCGTTCTCCGCGAGAACGACGTGCAGGAGCGCTACGACACGCTCATCATCGACCCGCCTGCGACGGCCGACGTCAAACTGTACAACGCGATTCATGCGACCCGCTCGCTCGTGGTCCCCTTCGAACCCAGCGGGAAGGGGTTCAAAAGCGTCGACGGCCTCGAAGATCTGGTCCCCGGCCTCGAAGAGAACCTCGGCATCAACGTCGGCGTCCTGGCCATCGTTCCGAACAACTTCTCGGGGACGAACGACCAGCGAGATATGCTCCGAGAGATTCGGTCGAAGGGGTACGACGTGCCGGTAATACTGAATCAGCGTGGCTCGCTGTTCGAAGGCTGCTGGCGACAACAGTGCTCGGCGTTCACCTACATCGAAGAGCACCGGGACCGAGAGCGCGAGTACGAACTCGAAACGCTCGAAAAACTCCAGACGCTCGCGAAGGAACTCCGGACGACTGCGGAGGCGACGGCATGAAATCCGGAACGGGCGACGACCCCTTCGCCGACGACAGCGAGGACACTGCCGCAGACAACAACGCTCGTTCAAGCGATGGCGCGTCGGAGGCACTCCAGACGCCGACGGAGACGGCTAGCGAGGAACGTCGACGGCCCGACACCCAAATCTCGGAACTGCCGTATAAGTACCGCCGCGACAGTGTCAAAGAGGCGCGCACGCAGCAGCCGATGTTCCTGCAAGATTCCACGGAGGACCTCATCGAAGAGACGCTCGACGAGATGGAGGCCGAATTCGACGAGTCCGTCTACAAAACCGACGTGGTGGAAGCGATGCTCGTCGCCGGGGCCGAAGGAGCCTCGCCAGCCGCGGTGTTGCGCCGGTGGGGCTA
This window of the Haloarcula marina genome carries:
- a CDS encoding ParA family protein, producing MLAFTTYSEAGGVGKSTLAANLAVADARDGRDVLVIDLDPQEASLSYLLDVDDDRDDSSADSLVRHLVERPRGAFDDLIETSEGVDVIPAHNSLSMLGKHLQRREEEANDFGENWNRNVQLLRVLRENDVQERYDTLIIDPPATADVKLYNAIHATRSLVVPFEPSGKGFKSVDGLEDLVPGLEENLGINVGVLAIVPNNFSGTNDQRDMLREIRSKGYDVPVILNQRGSLFEGCWRQQCSAFTYIEEHRDREREYELETLEKLQTLAKELRTTAEATA